A window of Phragmites australis chromosome 2, lpPhrAust1.1, whole genome shotgun sequence genomic DNA:
TGGGTCTCTGAACTATACATATGACTCAGCTGCAAAACCTGTAGCTTCGCTTTCCAAGCTTCTGGACTGTTTCTGTGCTGCAACTTGGCTACAGATTCTGAGACAAAAATGAGATTCTCATCCTTTTTTATATGAGCAAGAACTGATTCCCTATTTCTTTTCTGGAACTAAACCAGGGTTTGATGTGGAGGAAACTTCATTGGATGGCCGTGATGATATTGAAGGGCTCGATGCTTCAGCTGCGCATATCGCAAACTTACTGTCTTCCGAGCCATCTGATGGTACTAATTTCAAAATAACACAATAGCagcaaaacaaaaggaaatcGCTTAAATAATAAACCGCCGATAGTAACTAATTTGTGCGGCGTATATGAATTCTTGACTTCTATCTTTTAATGTTTAGATTATGTGCAATTTATTCTTATTTGAGCATATACAGCTTTGCGGAATATAGAATTAAcagtttctttgcaagttgtcatAGTAATCGCTATTCATCTCTCTAATGTTGATAAATTTGCAATATCAGTGAGGCTTGGGATCGGAGGTTTCAGCATGGGCGCTGCCGCCGCCCTCCACTCTGCCGCATGCTATACTCATGGGAGATTCACAAATGGCATTGCCTATCCGATCACACTCAGCGCAGTCATCAGTTTGAGCGGCTGGCTTCCTTGCTCAAGGTTTGAGCTCGATCTTCTAGTTTGAATAGTGTTAATAGTTTTTCTTTGATGACCtgaattataattattttttctgtCTTCTTATTTAGGACCCTGAGGAGCAAGATTGAGAGCTCGCAGACTGCTCTGAGAAGAGCTACGGCTTTGCCAATCCTGCTCAACCATGGAAAAGGTTAATACTGATATTGTTTTGCAGCAAATATGTTTACATTTATTAATCTACTGAAAATTGTAAAGAGCTAAAATGGTTTATTTCTTTTGTGTTCTTGCAGCTGATGAGGTTGTCGCCTACAGAAACGGTGAGAGGTCAGCCGATATTCTGCGATCCTCAGGGTTCCagtgtctgagtttcaaacccTACAATGGGTATATACAGAaaatttcttcaatttcctcGCTGAACACTTCATCATTCATTTTCTGAGATCAAGAACTCACAAGATGTTATTTATGCAGACTGGGTCACTATACTATCCCTGAAGAAATGGACGATGTCTGCAAGTGGCTCAGCTCAAGGCTGGGGCTTGACCGATCCCGCAGCTAATCCGAAAATATGTGTGCAGCACAATGTCTTTGAAAGTATATAAGAAGAGGTATTGACAATATACAGGAGAAAGTTGATAGGCTATGTGAATTGTGACTGTCATGGCTTGGTAGCATGTAACCCCATGCGCTTTCCTCATAGCTACATATCACGTTAGTTTACTGGTAATGTACCTTGTCGGTTGTCACCACTAAATTAAAGAGGATGTCTGTAATGTAGTATTGTATTGCTTGTTTGATTACATTCGTAGTAATGCTGTTGAGTCTCATCAATCTTGCAGTTATAATATACCGTGCTCCATATCAGTTTACTGTACTTCATATGGTTACACGTCAGTTCGTCACATAATCAGATCTCCATAATCATCAAAAGCCAAGATGAGAGGTTCAGAAAGAAACCATATAGCATAATTCCAGCTTCAAGGTTTCAAGTACTACACTGAGCAAAGATCATAACTAGGCAAGGTTTATTACACTAACTCACTAAACCGAGCAAAACTCACAGCTGCAAGGGGGAAAAGGGGGGATATCTAGTGCCAGCTGCAAACATGCCTATGTCTTGAGTTGACCAGCTTCATTAAGATCAACTTCCATTTGGATCATGTTGGCTACAATTCTTGATGTTACAAGTGTCAGGGTTCGAGGGACCCTGTGGCACAGCCTGCGCAGATCCCTGATCTATTTGGGGGTGAACATTGATGTGCAAGTAACGTTCATTTAAAAGGTTGAAAAGCATGGCTCAAGGTTACTAGCACTGCACAACAGGAACACAACACATAACCTACTATACTGTAGTTTATCATTTATTGATTCGACGATAGTCTTCCATGCTATTTCTGTCAATGATTtattcctgacaatgtgtccaaAAATAATGGGTTGTCTTCGTGGATCAAAGAGAATATAAAGCGAGgtacacacgatgtatacaggttcgggtatCCAGTTGGAGTAATACTCTATGTCCTATGTGAATGATTATGggtatgtattcactcgagtataAGCAATATAGCTAACctattataaggagtagatcagatctagtcTAACTTAGGGCTAAAATTGCCGAGTTCCTCCTACGCTAAGGTTCTGATACCTGCCTCCAATAGCCGAAAGAAGAAGAGCCTCCCTGGGGTCTGAGTCCCCTCCTTATATATGGGTGATGTAACATCTTCTATccagtcgtagtcgatagggagttattttttttatagtccaagtagatagatctatcctaaatactagtcttctcgagttggaTAAGCAATCAATGCCTTTATAGTATACACATTCTGGATTTCGGGCGTATCAAGTACCGCGAATTCGGTTTCATAATATCTAAAGTTGTTAAGTATGCTCACGACATACTCCGTTCGTATACGGTATActtcttatacgtatataccatatagttagatattgGAGGGAGTCCGGtcacttgaggtatcgagtaggccCAGTCAGAGCCAAATTGACCTCTCGTTCGACCGCCTCGTACTGTCTCTTAGATTTATACGGGGTGAATCTTCCAAAGATGTGTGCTAGACTTTGATCGACCTCGTGGAATTTGGACCGGTGAATCTTCCAAAGATGTGTGCTAGACTTTGATCGACCTCGTGGAATTTGGACCGGTGAATCTTCCAAAGATGTGTGCTAGACTTTGATCGACCTCGTGGAATTTGGCCTCATCACCGTTAATGTTCGGTTTGGCCTATTTGCTGTTATGCTCAACAACAGCGGCCCTAAGCTTTTCATCGACTTTGTTTTTGATGACATGGTATTCATCGAAGTCGTGTTGGCTGGTTTGATGAACGGGACACACTTCCCTCCACATCGActcaggcctttgttgtccccagtgttgtACAACTTACTCCTGTTGACCATAGTTATGGTCATATCTGAACCCTTGCGCTTGTCGCTGGGTTTGTTCTTTCCCCTCCGCCCCCGTTCTTTGAGGTCTCGGGcttgtccttgctagattgaGGGTTCTTAGCGTGTACCTGGGCTTCCGCTCGCTTTacacacttgtcggccaactcgaagagctctttgaccatGTGGATTTTCCGAGTAGCCATTTTTCCAAGCAGATCCGTGTTTGGGACGCctcgcttgaaggcgatgatgactaactcatcggagatgtctaGGATCGTATTACTCATGTCACGGAACTGGTGAATGAAATCTCAGAGTGACTCATCCTCACCCtggttcagctgatggagatcgttctccgttcctaggcgctcgaatgtgccttggaagttggctttgaactgagccttcaacttgGCCCATGATCAGATCGAGTTAGGAGGTAGGTTCAATAACCAGGACCTGGCAGGTCCATCGAGCGCGATCAGCAGTAATTGGCTATTACCTTGTTATTGCCGTCCGCTGCTCAAATAActgtggta
This region includes:
- the LOC133907149 gene encoding uncharacterized protein LOC133907149, whose protein sequence is MSYGSNSSGGRGTRRVEYGRTYVVRPKGRHQATIVWLHGLGDNGASWSQLLDSLPLPNIKWICPTAPTRPVVAFGGFPCTAWFDVEETSLDGRDDIEGLDASAAHIANLLSSEPSDVRLGIGGFSMGAAAALHSAACYTHGRFTNGIAYPITLSAVISLSGWLPCSRTLRSKIESSQTALRRATALPILLNHGKADEVVAYRNGERSADILRSSGFQCLSFKPYNGLGHYTIPEEMDDVCKWLSSRLGLDRSRS